The Pseudoxanthobacter soli DSM 19599 genome contains a region encoding:
- a CDS encoding VUT family protein produces the protein MTLVVVASNILVQYPVEGQIGRLVLADLLTWGAFTYPVAFLVTDLTNRYYGSTVARLVVVAGFAVAVALSVALSTPRIAAASGTAFLCGQILDVTVFNRLRRLAWWWAPLTASLVGSVLDTAVFFTLAFAPAAVFLGPNDAFAIEASPLVGLFAAEAPRFVSWAIGDLSVKIAAALVLLVPYRIVLSIVLPSALARPAA, from the coding sequence ATGACGCTGGTCGTGGTCGCCTCCAATATCCTCGTGCAGTATCCGGTGGAGGGCCAGATCGGTCGCCTGGTGCTTGCCGATCTTCTGACCTGGGGCGCGTTCACCTATCCGGTCGCGTTCCTCGTGACCGATCTCACCAACCGCTATTACGGCTCGACGGTGGCCCGCCTTGTGGTGGTCGCCGGCTTCGCCGTGGCCGTCGCGCTGTCGGTTGCGCTGTCGACGCCGCGAATCGCGGCCGCATCGGGCACCGCGTTCCTGTGCGGGCAGATTCTCGACGTGACGGTGTTCAACCGGCTGCGGCGGCTCGCGTGGTGGTGGGCGCCGCTGACCGCCTCGCTGGTCGGCTCGGTGCTCGACACCGCGGTTTTCTTCACGCTGGCATTCGCGCCGGCGGCCGTGTTCCTCGGTCCGAACGATGCCTTCGCCATCGAGGCCTCGCCGCTGGTCGGGCTGTTCGCCGCCGAGGCGCCGCGGTTCGTGTCGTGGGCGATCGGCGATCTCAGCGTCAAGATCGCTGCGGCGCTGGTGCTGCTGGTGCCCTACCGCATCGTGCTGTCGATCGTGCTGCCGAGCGCGCTCGCGCGCCCGGCCGCCTGA
- the rpmB gene encoding 50S ribosomal protein L28 translates to MARRCELTGKAVLTGNTVSHANNKARRRFLPNLVNVTLLSEALEQKVRLRISANALRSVEHRGGLDAFLLKARDAELGERALIVKREIERKLASAAA, encoded by the coding sequence ATGGCTCGTCGTTGCGAATTGACCGGCAAGGCCGTCCTGACCGGCAACACCGTCAGCCACGCCAACAACAAGGCGCGTCGCCGTTTCTTGCCGAATCTGGTGAACGTGACGCTGCTGTCCGAGGCGCTGGAGCAGAAGGTGCGCCTGCGCATCAGCGCCAACGCGCTGCGCTCGGTCGAGCACCGCGGCGGCCTCGATGCGTTCCTCCTGAAGGCCCGCGATGCCGAGCTCGGCGAGCGTGCGCTGATCGTGAAGCGCGAGATCGAGCGCAAGCTCGCCTCCGCCGCGGCCTGA
- a CDS encoding esterase-like activity of phytase family protein, translating into MQLAPGLVALALAMPAAAAEPHGGAVAVPVQTRALSHFDLSDPSRRRFGDLDFLGGLVVRASDERFSSLSGLTLDSTGTRMLAVSDFGFWISARIVAAEDGRPTDLTDVLVAPMLDAGGKPRPNTPLPKRLVDAEAIAALPGRTGFIVSMEGRGLVRFDGDPPFAARMKPVALPPWLTRLPSNRGIEAVATRSVNGESDLVAFAETADRDGRIRGGVLKAGRWKALALKARDGFSVTDAAFLPGGDLLVLERLYRRPLGLYMRLRRIGALDLAGTAPLDGLIVAEADFGDEIDNMEGLGLHRDPAGRELVTLVSDDNRSMLQRTLILRFALASALPLPKPDQAAGRASALGSTIDSTMR; encoded by the coding sequence GTGCAGCTGGCGCCCGGCCTCGTGGCGTTGGCGCTGGCCATGCCGGCGGCTGCCGCGGAGCCGCACGGCGGTGCCGTGGCGGTGCCCGTCCAGACCCGCGCCCTCTCCCATTTCGACCTGTCCGATCCGTCGCGGCGGCGCTTCGGCGATCTCGACTTTCTCGGCGGGCTGGTGGTGCGCGCCTCGGACGAGCGCTTTTCGAGCCTCTCAGGCCTGACGCTCGATTCGACCGGCACCCGGATGCTGGCGGTGTCCGATTTCGGCTTCTGGATTTCCGCCCGCATCGTCGCGGCAGAAGACGGCCGTCCGACGGACCTCACCGATGTTCTGGTGGCCCCGATGCTCGACGCCGGGGGCAAGCCTCGACCGAATACGCCGCTGCCGAAGCGGCTGGTCGATGCCGAAGCGATTGCCGCCCTGCCGGGGCGGACGGGATTCATCGTTTCGATGGAGGGTCGCGGCCTCGTGCGCTTCGACGGCGATCCGCCGTTCGCAGCGCGCATGAAGCCCGTCGCGCTGCCGCCCTGGCTGACGCGGCTCCCGTCCAACCGCGGAATCGAGGCCGTCGCCACACGCTCCGTGAACGGGGAGAGCGACCTCGTCGCCTTCGCCGAGACGGCGGACAGGGATGGAAGGATTCGCGGTGGCGTTCTGAAGGCGGGGCGGTGGAAGGCGCTGGCGCTCAAGGCGCGGGACGGATTCTCCGTCACGGACGCGGCCTTCCTGCCGGGCGGCGATCTTCTCGTCCTCGAGCGGCTCTATCGCCGGCCGCTCGGGCTCTATATGCGCCTGCGCCGCATCGGTGCCCTGGATCTTGCCGGCACGGCACCGCTCGACGGGCTCATCGTCGCAGAGGCGGATTTCGGCGACGAGATCGACAATATGGAAGGGCTTGGGCTCCACCGCGATCCCGCCGGCCGGGAACTCGTCACGCTGGTGTCGGACGACAACCGTTCGATGCTCCAGCGCACGCTGATCCTGCGCTTCGCGCTGGCGAGCGCCCTGCCCCTGCCGAAGCCGGATCAGGCGGCCGGGCGCGCGAGCGCGCTCGGCAGCACGATCGACAGCACGATGCGGTAG